A window from Triticum aestivum cultivar Chinese Spring chromosome 6D, IWGSC CS RefSeq v2.1, whole genome shotgun sequence encodes these proteins:
- the LOC123145519 gene encoding uncharacterized protein produces the protein MGNCQAAEVAAAVVQHPGGRVERLYWSTPAAEVMRANPGHYVALVTLRVAEERQDADGGGARRTVRLTRVKLLKPKETLLLGHVYRLITANEVTKAVQARKEEKLRKARQQLQQLESSTRQSKLRPAADGDDVDDDDDEASLDESLDQLARQDGGDGHRSSGARHRQWRPSLHSIDEAAS, from the exons ATGGGGAACTGccaggcggcggaggtggcggcggcggtggtgcagcACCCGGGCGGGCGGGTGGAGCGGCTCTACTGGTCCACCCCCGCTGCGGAGGTGATGCGCGCCAACCCGGGCCACTACGTCGCGCTCGTCACGCTCCGGGTCGCCGAGGAGCGCCAGgacgccgacggcggcggcgcgcgccgCACCGTGCGCCTCACCCGCGTCAAGCTCCTCAAGCCCAAGGAGACGCTGCTCCTCGGCCACGTCTACCGCCTCATCACCGCCAACG AGGTGACCAAGGCGGTGCAGGCGAGGAAGGAGGAGAAGCTGAGGAAGGCgcggcagcagctgcagcagctggaGTCGTCGACGCGGCAGAGCAAGCTGCGGCCGGCGGCCGACGGTGACGacgtcgacgacgacgacgacgaggccaGCTTGGATGAGAGTCTCGATCAG TTGGCACGCCAGGACGGAGGAGATGGCCACCGGAGCTCCGGCGCCCGGCACCGGCAATGGCGGCCCTCGCTGCACAGCATCGACGAGGCCGCGAGCTGA